The following are encoded together in the Acipenser ruthenus chromosome 24, fAciRut3.2 maternal haplotype, whole genome shotgun sequence genome:
- the hexa gene encoding beta-hexosaminidase subunit alpha isoform X1, producing the protein MLKNRAASCNAPVVSGSFLGDVLQLSCTALLLLAIVPPAQGVWPLPQSLSSSAERYPLSPREFNFLYGKGSAVQPGCTILDTAFKRYFRITFSGYSGGKPLTVNNKPGCVYPDGSLCGSAPLAALVVNVQKGGCDGFPDLNSREDYKLSIVDGLGSLSAVSVWGALRGLETFSQLVYQDQEGTYYINKTDVVDFPRFPHRGLLLDTSRHYLPVRSILETLDAMAYNKFNVFHWHIVDDPSFPYQSPTFPNLSSKGAFHPQTHIYTMSDVKQVIEHARLWGIRVIPEFDTPGHTQSWGKGQPGLLTACYKGLVPSGTFGPVNPMLNTSYQFMSMLFNEISSVFPDSYLHLGGDEVNFACWKSNPDIQEFMKKMGFGTDYRKLESFYIENLVKIVTALNKNSLVWQEVFDNAVKVPADTVVHVWKGNKEQYSQEMSNVTAGGFKVLLSAPWYLNVINYGQDWMEAYKVEPLGFNGTAEQKKLVMGGEACMWGEYVDATNLTPRLWPRAGAVGERLWSDEAQTSNLDTAYDRLAEFRCKLLRRGIRAQPLFVGYCDHEYERI; encoded by the exons ATGCTCAAAAACAGGGCTGCTTCTTGCAATGCCCCCGTAGTAAGCGGGTCTTTCCTCGGCGACGTTCTTCAGCTGTCCTGTACCGCTCTGTTGTTGCTGGCGATCGTTCCCCCGGCTCAGGGAGTATGGCCACTTCCGCAGAGTCTCTCCTCTTCCGCAGAGAGATACCCGCTGAGTCCCCGAGAATTCAACTTTCTGTATGGCAAGGGGTCTGCAGTTCAACCGGGATGCACGATCCTCGATACGGCTTTCAAACGCTACTTCAGGATCACCTTTTCCGGATACAGCGGAGGAAAACCCCTAACAG TGAATAATAAGCCCGGTTGCGTGTATCCAGATGGGTCATTGTGTGGTAGTGCGCCCCTCGCAGCTCTGGTGGTGAATGTGCAGAAAGGTGGATGTGATGGATTTCCAGACCTCAATTCTAGAGAGGACT ATAAGCTCAGTATTGTTGATGGATTGGGAAGCCTATCTGCAGTGTCGGTATGGGGAGCACTCAGAG GCCTGGAGACattcagccagcttgtttaccagGACCAAGAAGGCACT TATTACATTAACAAGACAGACGTGGTAGATTTCCCCCGGTTTCCACACCGAGGACTCCTACTGGACACCTCCAGACACTACCTACCTGTGCGCTCCATCCTGGAGACTCTG GATGCTATGGCCTACAATAAGTTCAATGTGTTTCACTGGCACATCGTGGATGACCCCTCCTTTCCCTACCAGAGCCCCACCTTCCCCAACCTCAGCAGCAAG GGTGCCTTCCACCCCCAGACCCACATCTACACCATGAGCGACGTCAAGCAGGTGATAGAACATGCCCGGCTGTGGGGAATCAGAGTTATTCCCGAATTTGATACCCCGGGGCACACACAGTCCTGGGGAAAAG GACAGCCAGGTTTGCTGACCGCATGCTACAAAGGGTTGGTTCCCTCAGGGACGTTCGGGCCTGTCAACCCAATGCTGAACACCAGCTACCAGTTCATGAGCATGCTGTTCAATGAAATAAGCTCTGTGTTTCCAGACTCCTACCTGCACCTGGGAGGGGATGAAGTCAACTTCGCCTGCTG GAAATCCAACCCAGATATCCAGGAATTTATGAAGAAAATGGGATTTGGGACCGACTATAGAAAACTAGAATCCTTTTACATTGAGAA CCTGGTGAAGATCGTAACGGCGCTAAACAAGAACTCACTTGTGTGGCAAGAGGTGTTTGACAACGCAGTGAAG GTTCCCGCAGACACGGTGGTCCATGTGTGGAAGGGGAATAAAGAACAGTACAGCCAGGAGATGAGCAACGTCACAGCAGGGGGCTTCAAGGTCCTGCTGTCGGCTCCCTGGTACCTAAACGTCATTAATTACGGGCAGGATTGGATGGAGGCCTACAAAGTAGAGCCGCTCGGCTTCAATG GTACGGCTGAGCAGAAGAAGCTGGTGATGGGTGGAGAGGCCTGCATGTGGGGAGAATACGTTGACGCCACGAACCTGACGCCCAGGCTGTG GCCGAGAGCCGGTGCTGTTGGAGAGAGACTGTGGAGCGATGAAGCCCAGACCTCTAACTTGGACACGGCGTATGACAGGCTGGCAGAGTTTCGCTGCAAACTGCTCAG GCGTGGAATCCGCGCTCAGCCCCTGTTTGTGGGTTACTGTGATCACGAGTATGAGAGGATCTGA
- the hexa gene encoding beta-hexosaminidase subunit alpha isoform X2, with amino-acid sequence MLKNRAASCNAPVVSGSFLGDVLQLSCTALLLLAIVPPAQGVWPLPQSLSSSAERYPLSPREFNFLYGKGSAVQPGCTILDTAFKRYFRITFSGYSGGKPLTVNNKPGCVYPDGSLCGSAPLAALVVNVQKGGCDGFPDLNSREDYKLSIVDGLGSLSAVSVWGALRGLETFSQLVYQDQEGTYYINKTDVVDFPRFPHRGLLLDTSRHYLPVRSILETLDAMAYNKFNVFHWHIVDDPSFPYQSPTFPNLSSKGAFHPQTHIYTMSDVKQVIEHARLWGIRVIPEFDTPGHTQSWGKGQPGLLTACYKGLVPSGTFGPVNPMLNTSYQFMSMLFNEISSVFPDSYLHLGGDEVNFACWKSNPDIQEFMKKMGFGTDYRKLESFYIENLVKIVTALNKNSLVWQEVFDNAVKLSASTVVEVWKGSCYHCELHRVTKAGQRAILASPWYLNLIGYGQDWTHYYTVDPLGFKGTAEQKKLVMGGEACMWGEYVDATNLTPRLWPRAGAVGERLWSDEAQTSNLDTAYDRLAEFRCKLLRRGIRAQPLFVGYCDHEYERI; translated from the exons ATGCTCAAAAACAGGGCTGCTTCTTGCAATGCCCCCGTAGTAAGCGGGTCTTTCCTCGGCGACGTTCTTCAGCTGTCCTGTACCGCTCTGTTGTTGCTGGCGATCGTTCCCCCGGCTCAGGGAGTATGGCCACTTCCGCAGAGTCTCTCCTCTTCCGCAGAGAGATACCCGCTGAGTCCCCGAGAATTCAACTTTCTGTATGGCAAGGGGTCTGCAGTTCAACCGGGATGCACGATCCTCGATACGGCTTTCAAACGCTACTTCAGGATCACCTTTTCCGGATACAGCGGAGGAAAACCCCTAACAG TGAATAATAAGCCCGGTTGCGTGTATCCAGATGGGTCATTGTGTGGTAGTGCGCCCCTCGCAGCTCTGGTGGTGAATGTGCAGAAAGGTGGATGTGATGGATTTCCAGACCTCAATTCTAGAGAGGACT ATAAGCTCAGTATTGTTGATGGATTGGGAAGCCTATCTGCAGTGTCGGTATGGGGAGCACTCAGAG GCCTGGAGACattcagccagcttgtttaccagGACCAAGAAGGCACT TATTACATTAACAAGACAGACGTGGTAGATTTCCCCCGGTTTCCACACCGAGGACTCCTACTGGACACCTCCAGACACTACCTACCTGTGCGCTCCATCCTGGAGACTCTG GATGCTATGGCCTACAATAAGTTCAATGTGTTTCACTGGCACATCGTGGATGACCCCTCCTTTCCCTACCAGAGCCCCACCTTCCCCAACCTCAGCAGCAAG GGTGCCTTCCACCCCCAGACCCACATCTACACCATGAGCGACGTCAAGCAGGTGATAGAACATGCCCGGCTGTGGGGAATCAGAGTTATTCCCGAATTTGATACCCCGGGGCACACACAGTCCTGGGGAAAAG GACAGCCAGGTTTGCTGACCGCATGCTACAAAGGGTTGGTTCCCTCAGGGACGTTCGGGCCTGTCAACCCAATGCTGAACACCAGCTACCAGTTCATGAGCATGCTGTTCAATGAAATAAGCTCTGTGTTTCCAGACTCCTACCTGCACCTGGGAGGGGATGAAGTCAACTTCGCCTGCTG GAAATCCAACCCAGATATCCAGGAATTTATGAAGAAAATGGGATTTGGGACCGACTATAGAAAACTAGAATCCTTTTACATTGAGAA CCTGGTGAAGATCGTAACGGCGCTAAACAAGAACTCACTTGTGTGGCAAGAGGTGTTTGACAACGCAGTGAAG CTCAGTGCTTCCACAGTGGTGGAGGTGTGGAAGGGCAGCTGCTACCACTGTGAGCTGCACAGGGTGACTAAGGCTGGGCAGCGCGCCATCCTAGCCTCTCCCTGGTATCTCAATCTCATTGGCTATGGACAAGACTGGACTCACTATTACACTGTAGATCCCCTGGGATTTAAGG GTACGGCTGAGCAGAAGAAGCTGGTGATGGGTGGAGAGGCCTGCATGTGGGGAGAATACGTTGACGCCACGAACCTGACGCCCAGGCTGTG GCCGAGAGCCGGTGCTGTTGGAGAGAGACTGTGGAGCGATGAAGCCCAGACCTCTAACTTGGACACGGCGTATGACAGGCTGGCAGAGTTTCGCTGCAAACTGCTCAG GCGTGGAATCCGCGCTCAGCCCCTGTTTGTGGGTTACTGTGATCACGAGTATGAGAGGATCTGA
- the LOC131700556 gene encoding E3 ubiquitin-protein ligase arih1-like isoform X2 — translation MDSDEGYNYEFDDEEECSEDSAEEELEDDTLELGEVELVDPAEAGGERDVCGETGSSGLGPGQDEEDYRFEVLTADQILQHMVECIREVNEVIQNPATITRILLSHFNWDKEKLMERYFDGNLEKLFSECHVVNPSKKSRTRQMNTRSSAQDLPCQICYLNYPNAYFTGLECGHKFCMQCWSEYLTTKIIEEGMGQTISCPAHSCDILVDDNTVMRLITDSKVKLKYQHLITNSFVECNRLLKWCPAPDCHHVVKVQYPDAKPVRCKCGRQFCFNCGENWHDPVKCKWLRKWIKKCDDDSETSNWIAANTKECPKCHVTIEKDGGCNHMVCRNQNCKAEFCWVCLGPWEPHGSAWYNCNRYNEDDAKAARDAQERSRAALQRYLFYCNRYMNHMQSLRFEHKLYAQVKQKMEEMQQHNMSWIEVQFLKKAVDVLCQCRATLMFTYVFAFYLKKNNQSIIFENNQADLENATEVLSGYLERDISQDSLQDIKQKVQDKYRYCESRRRVLLQHVHEGYEKDLWEYIED, via the exons ATGGACTCGGACGAAGGATACAATTATGAATTCGACGACGAAGAGGAGTGCAGCGAAGACAGCGCTGAAGAGGAGCTCGAAGACGACACCCTGGAGCTCGGAGAGGTGGAGTTGGTCGATCCTGCCGAGGCCGGCGGCGAGCGGGATGTATGCGGGGAGACCGGGAGCAGCGGCCTGGGGCCCGGCCAAGACGAGGAGGATTACCGCTTTGAGGTGCTCACCGCGGATCAGATCCTCCAACACATGGTGGAGTGTATCAGGGAGGTCAACGAGGTCATCCAG AACCCAGCAACAATTACAAGAATACTACTTAGCCACTTCAACTGGGACAAGGAGAAGCTGATGGAGAG GTACTTTGATGGGAACTTGGAGAAGCTGTTTTCAGAATGTCATGTTGTAAACCCTAGTAAGAAATCCCGGACACGCCAGATGAACACAAGGTCCTCGGCACAGGACCTGCCGTGCCAAATCTGCTACCTGAACTACCCCAATGCG TATTTCACTGGCCTGGAGTGTGGACACAAATTCTGCATGCAGTGTTGGAGTGAATACCTAACTACCAAAATCATTGAGGAGGGAATGGGACAG actATTTCCTGCCCAGCTCACAGCTGTGATATCCTAGTAGATGACAATACAGTTAT GAGACTCATAACAGATTCAAAAGTGAAGTTGAAGTACCAGCATTTAATTACTAATAGTTTTGTAGAG TGCAATAGACTGTTAAAATGGTGCCCTGCGCCTGATTGCCATCATGTTGTTAAAGTCCAGTACCCTGACGCTAAGCCGGTCCGCTGTAAATGTGGCCGTCAGTTCTG tttcaACTGTGGTGAAAATTGGCATGACCCTGTCAAATGCAAG TGGTTAAGGAAGTGGATAAAAAAGTGTGATGATGACAGTGAAACTTCAAACTGGATCGCAGCTAACACCAAG GAGTGTCCCAAATGCCATGTTACCATTGAGAAAGATGGCGGTTGTAATCACATGGTCTGTCGTAACCAGAATTGTAAAGCTGAATTCTGTTGGGTCTGTCTTGGACCCTGGGAACCACATGGATCTGCTTG gTACAACTGCAACCGCTACAATGAAGATGATGCTAAAGCAGCGAGAGATGCCCAGGAG CGCTCCCGGGCAGCTCTACAGAGGTACCTGTTCTACTGCAATCGCTACATGAACCACATGCAGAGTCTGCGCTTTGAGCACAAGCTGTACGCTCAGGTCAAGCAGAAGATGGAGGAGATGCAGCAGCACAACATGTCCTGGATCGAGGTGCAGTTCTTGAAGAAGGCTGTGGACGTGCTCTGCCAGTGCCGTGCCACACTCATGTTCACTTACGTTTTTGCATTCTACCTCAAGAAGAATAATCAGTCCATTATCTTTGAG AACAATCAGGCAGACCTGGAGAATGCCACCGAGGTGCTGTCTGGGTATCTGGAGCGTGATATTTCGCAGGATTCACTGCAAGACATCAAGCAGAAAGTGCAAGATAAGTACAG ATATTGTGAGAGTCGGCGAAGAGTGTTGCTACAACATGTGCATGAAGGTTACGAGAAAGACCTCTGGGAGTATATTGAGGATTGA
- the LOC131700556 gene encoding E3 ubiquitin-protein ligase arih1-like isoform X1: MDSDEGYNYEFDDEEECSEDSAEEELEDDTLELGEVELVDPAEAGGERDVCGETGSSGLGPGQDEEDYRFEVLTADQILQHMVECIREVNEVIQNPATITRILLSHFNWDKEKLMERYFDGNLEKLFSECHVVNPSKKSRTRQMNTRSSAQDLPCQICYLNYPNAYFTGLECGHKFCMQCWSEYLTTKIIEEGMGQTISCPAHSCDILVDDNTVMRLITDSKVKLKYQHLITNSFVECNRLLKWCPAPDCHHVVKVQYPDAKPVRCKCGRQFCFNCGENWHDPVKCKWLRKWIKKCDDDSETSNWIAANTKECPKCHVTIEKDGGCNHMVCRNQNCKAEFCWVCLGPWEPHGSAWYNCNRYNEDDAKAARDAQEVKSGTGDGGLAKRSRAALQRYLFYCNRYMNHMQSLRFEHKLYAQVKQKMEEMQQHNMSWIEVQFLKKAVDVLCQCRATLMFTYVFAFYLKKNNQSIIFENNQADLENATEVLSGYLERDISQDSLQDIKQKVQDKYRYCESRRRVLLQHVHEGYEKDLWEYIED, translated from the exons ATGGACTCGGACGAAGGATACAATTATGAATTCGACGACGAAGAGGAGTGCAGCGAAGACAGCGCTGAAGAGGAGCTCGAAGACGACACCCTGGAGCTCGGAGAGGTGGAGTTGGTCGATCCTGCCGAGGCCGGCGGCGAGCGGGATGTATGCGGGGAGACCGGGAGCAGCGGCCTGGGGCCCGGCCAAGACGAGGAGGATTACCGCTTTGAGGTGCTCACCGCGGATCAGATCCTCCAACACATGGTGGAGTGTATCAGGGAGGTCAACGAGGTCATCCAG AACCCAGCAACAATTACAAGAATACTACTTAGCCACTTCAACTGGGACAAGGAGAAGCTGATGGAGAG GTACTTTGATGGGAACTTGGAGAAGCTGTTTTCAGAATGTCATGTTGTAAACCCTAGTAAGAAATCCCGGACACGCCAGATGAACACAAGGTCCTCGGCACAGGACCTGCCGTGCCAAATCTGCTACCTGAACTACCCCAATGCG TATTTCACTGGCCTGGAGTGTGGACACAAATTCTGCATGCAGTGTTGGAGTGAATACCTAACTACCAAAATCATTGAGGAGGGAATGGGACAG actATTTCCTGCCCAGCTCACAGCTGTGATATCCTAGTAGATGACAATACAGTTAT GAGACTCATAACAGATTCAAAAGTGAAGTTGAAGTACCAGCATTTAATTACTAATAGTTTTGTAGAG TGCAATAGACTGTTAAAATGGTGCCCTGCGCCTGATTGCCATCATGTTGTTAAAGTCCAGTACCCTGACGCTAAGCCGGTCCGCTGTAAATGTGGCCGTCAGTTCTG tttcaACTGTGGTGAAAATTGGCATGACCCTGTCAAATGCAAG TGGTTAAGGAAGTGGATAAAAAAGTGTGATGATGACAGTGAAACTTCAAACTGGATCGCAGCTAACACCAAG GAGTGTCCCAAATGCCATGTTACCATTGAGAAAGATGGCGGTTGTAATCACATGGTCTGTCGTAACCAGAATTGTAAAGCTGAATTCTGTTGGGTCTGTCTTGGACCCTGGGAACCACATGGATCTGCTTG gTACAACTGCAACCGCTACAATGAAGATGATGCTAAAGCAGCGAGAGATGCCCAGGAGGTAAAGTCCGGAACCGGGGATGGAGGGCTAGCTAAG CGCTCCCGGGCAGCTCTACAGAGGTACCTGTTCTACTGCAATCGCTACATGAACCACATGCAGAGTCTGCGCTTTGAGCACAAGCTGTACGCTCAGGTCAAGCAGAAGATGGAGGAGATGCAGCAGCACAACATGTCCTGGATCGAGGTGCAGTTCTTGAAGAAGGCTGTGGACGTGCTCTGCCAGTGCCGTGCCACACTCATGTTCACTTACGTTTTTGCATTCTACCTCAAGAAGAATAATCAGTCCATTATCTTTGAG AACAATCAGGCAGACCTGGAGAATGCCACCGAGGTGCTGTCTGGGTATCTGGAGCGTGATATTTCGCAGGATTCACTGCAAGACATCAAGCAGAAAGTGCAAGATAAGTACAG ATATTGTGAGAGTCGGCGAAGAGTGTTGCTACAACATGTGCATGAAGGTTACGAGAAAGACCTCTGGGAGTATATTGAGGATTGA